Proteins from one Flavobacterium sp. N2038 genomic window:
- a CDS encoding arylsulfatase, giving the protein MKKYKTSLSVKSPKKGLLISAILLAQLGFAQTKPEEFKGVIGKTLADSKEYWPEPVTAPKGAPNVVWIILDDVGYGASSAFGGLIQTPVLESLANNGLRYTNFHTTAICAPTRSALLTGSNSHKVHVGGFSHTIMSAGFPGWDGRLPSKNGTVAEILRDKGYNTFGVGKYGITPDEEATDAGPFDRWPTGKGFEHFFGFLGSATDQYKPDLIEDQAHVTPDGRHLSEQITNKAISYIARQQKAAPGKPFFLYYSPAAVHAPHQVAQKWSDPYKGKFDDGWDAYREKTIANQKKLGVIPSNAVLPERNPLIADWKKLTPDQKKVYAKFMEVYAGYLTYTDYEIGRLVNYLKEINQLENTVVFVLIGDNGASKEGTLQGAVNRQTYVVGETDETVFQNNLKRIGEIGTPETYTNYPLGWAQATNVPFKDWKQDANSEGGTHNPLIVYYPKGIKTPGIRTQYSHVIDILPTTLDILGVKAPESIREIKQDTIQGYSFYNSLNDAKAISNHKVQHYYIFGARAIYSDGWKAAAAHHPNSIEAKEALSDPKKAGLLNADFDKDVWELYNINEDFNEQKDLAKKYPEKLAELKKLFDQQARKNNLYPLIDWSDVYQRKIHQTPATEGKSAQELLTKANK; this is encoded by the coding sequence ATGAAAAAATATAAAACTAGCTTATCAGTCAAAAGTCCTAAAAAAGGGCTTTTGATTAGCGCAATTTTACTTGCACAATTGGGTTTTGCACAGACTAAACCAGAAGAATTTAAAGGTGTAATTGGTAAAACTTTGGCCGATTCTAAAGAATATTGGCCAGAACCCGTTACGGCTCCAAAAGGCGCTCCAAATGTCGTCTGGATTATTTTAGATGACGTAGGTTACGGAGCTTCAAGTGCTTTTGGAGGTTTGATCCAAACTCCGGTTTTAGAGAGTCTTGCCAATAACGGATTACGCTATACCAATTTTCATACAACCGCAATTTGTGCTCCTACCCGCTCTGCTTTATTAACGGGAAGTAATTCTCATAAAGTTCATGTTGGAGGATTTTCACATACGATTATGTCTGCTGGATTTCCTGGTTGGGACGGAAGACTGCCTTCAAAAAACGGAACTGTTGCCGAGATTTTACGTGATAAAGGTTATAACACTTTTGGCGTAGGTAAATATGGTATAACGCCAGATGAAGAAGCTACAGATGCCGGACCTTTTGACCGCTGGCCAACCGGAAAAGGATTTGAACATTTCTTTGGTTTCCTGGGCTCAGCAACGGATCAGTATAAACCCGATCTAATTGAAGATCAAGCACACGTCACTCCTGACGGACGCCATTTGAGCGAGCAAATTACAAATAAAGCAATCAGCTATATTGCCAGACAGCAAAAAGCCGCGCCGGGAAAACCATTCTTTTTATATTATTCTCCGGCAGCTGTTCATGCACCTCATCAGGTTGCCCAAAAATGGAGCGATCCGTATAAAGGAAAATTTGATGATGGCTGGGACGCTTACCGCGAAAAAACCATTGCCAATCAGAAAAAATTAGGAGTTATTCCTTCGAATGCTGTATTGCCGGAACGTAATCCGCTTATTGCAGACTGGAAAAAATTAACACCGGATCAGAAAAAAGTATATGCCAAATTTATGGAAGTATATGCCGGATATCTTACCTACACGGATTATGAAATTGGAAGATTGGTTAATTATTTAAAAGAAATCAATCAACTGGAAAATACAGTTGTATTTGTTTTAATTGGTGATAATGGTGCAAGCAAAGAAGGAACATTGCAAGGTGCTGTCAACAGACAAACTTATGTTGTTGGAGAAACAGACGAAACGGTTTTTCAAAATAATTTAAAGCGAATTGGCGAAATTGGAACACCTGAAACCTATACCAATTATCCTTTGGGCTGGGCTCAGGCAACAAATGTTCCTTTTAAAGACTGGAAACAAGATGCAAACTCAGAAGGCGGCACTCATAATCCGTTGATTGTTTATTATCCAAAGGGAATTAAAACGCCTGGAATTAGAACCCAATACAGTCATGTAATTGATATTTTACCAACAACGCTGGATATTTTAGGAGTTAAAGCACCTGAATCTATCAGAGAAATTAAGCAAGATACAATTCAGGGATATTCTTTCTACAATTCTTTGAATGATGCAAAAGCAATTTCAAATCATAAAGTACAGCATTATTACATTTTTGGAGCCCGAGCAATTTATAGTGATGGATGGAAAGCGGCTGCGGCGCATCATCCAAATTCAATTGAAGCTAAAGAAGCTTTAAGTGATCCCAAAAAAGCAGGTTTATTAAATGCTGATTTTGACAAAGATGTTTGGGAATTGTACAACATCAATGAAGATTTTAATGAACAAAAAGATTTGGCTAAAAAATATCCTGAAAAACTGGCCGAATTAAAAAAACTATTTGACCAGCAAGCCAGGAAAAACAACTTATATCCTTTAATAGACTGGTCAGATGTATATCAGAGAAAAATACACCAAACACCAGCTACAGAAGGAAAATCTGCTCAAGAACTATTAACCAAAGCAAACAAGTAA